Genomic window (Arctopsyche grandis isolate Sample6627 chromosome 5, ASM5162203v2, whole genome shotgun sequence):
GGTGGAAATATAGTGACACAATAATTGGCCCCGACCAATAGATCCTTTTCCGCCTGCCTTTTTCCGGCTTTCCACCGCTTTTCATCCGTGCACGTCAAAAAGTGCTGCAACACATCGCACCTAGAGAGCACGGGATGTCTGCACACCCAATCGATGAATTCTTGCAATTGTATCCGGCGATGTTCGATGAACTGCTCCTCGTATCTTCCGGATATCTGCTTGTCGGGAAGTGGTGGAATGGGAATAAGGCAAAATTTTTCAGTCAACCTTTCGTGCAGCCAATCGAAATGTTTATACCTACGTGATACTTGGATGTTGTTGAAAGACGGCGTGATTTGATAGGCTATATAACTCTTAATACCTTTGAATTTGGATTCCTTTTTAGGCGAAGCTACAATAACGTGATACGGATTCGTATTCTGACTCCACGAATATCCGTCATCCGTTTGGTGAACGAACACTTTGTCGCTATCAATTACGGTCGCGTTGAAAGTGCCCAAGATGTAGCTCTCCCCTCCACTTTTCGAGAATGTGGAAAATCTGTTGTTTTTCTTGGTTACGGATCCGGAATGAGGACCGTTGTAGTTGGACAAGGTGTCCTCATTGTTTATGTCGTTGATCGGCATTCCGGGGAGTGGATAATTGGGTACTTCCTGTGATTGCTGTCTGTGCGCTGCGTTGCCTTGGGATGGATGTCCTCCAGGACCGATCTCGGAGTAGGTGTCATCGTCCCAGTCGTCCTCCCATCCTTCCCCATCACCTTTGGCGTAATTCTGAGGCGGTGCACTGTACTGGGTGCTTTCACCCCAGTCGTCTGCAGTGGGATCGTATCGGTTGCCCTGGGGGGGAGGAGCGACGGGGGGTGCTGCCGGGGTTGAAACAGGTGCTGGGGTGATTTTCTCGACGTACGACGCCGGAAAAAGGCCCATTTTCCCGCTGGAGTTGACTCCCTCCCACCATCCCTCGCCGACGTCAATTCGAGTGACCGTCAAAATCTCATCGGCATTGATGGTCAACTCTGACGAGTTCGGCTCGCCGTTGAACTCGTAGAGCGCGCGCACCTGGTACGACATCGTGGACGATacctaaaaataattacaatttcatCCATACAGTTACAATGTGCACAGTTATAAGTATCGCTCCTTTAATTAAATCGGCGTGGGTTTTGTTTGGGAGAAGGTGGTTAAATGCGCCGTCAGTGTTTTGCGTGTGACACCTGTCGCCGTTACGTTTTTGACGTAAGTGACGCAAATGAAGAACGCGTGCGAGATAAAAAGCTAAGCCCAATTTTGGAAAACATACAAGCGGTGTAGTTTAATGTGTATTTGgatatatgtttgtgtgtatgtatggaaAAGAGGGATGCGTGTCATTTGAGGCGCCGCTTTGACAATTAATTATGGAAAAGCCTTGAGATTAATATCACTTGCAAGTATCCCGTTCTGGAAAACCATATCGATCAATACACGTATCtaatatttaaactaaaattataacGTATGAGTATGTTAAATCAATCCACATTAGTCGTAACTAGAGGTCGCATAGTCATCGGTGCAATGGTCACAAAAAAGGGGcctcatgaaaaaaaaaaaaaatgaaaattgggGGGCCTAACTAGGCAACTgctttatattaatatgtagtCATAACTGAGAAATTGACTAAATAAATGAGAAAATAAAACGTAATTGAGCAGAAAAAAGGTTGAAATTACTTCCAGAAGCAATTGATTTTCTCAGGTTTATTCCATAAACGATTTAAATTAACTTCATCTCGTCAGCTGCGAACAAACAGTAATTATGCGGTGAGTGAACTGCTCGTTAACCGCAAATTTAAAGAAGCTAGAATTGTCGAAGCATGCAGGCGATCTTAGCACCATGCACTGGACAAAGAGCAGGTATTGTGTGGGCGATATACACAGAAAAAAAACACGATAAAAATAGAAGCAAATAAATAGACCAAAGTGAGCGATTACGTTTTAGTATCATTACGCTGCTTCTCAATTTCCTCAGATGACAAGAAAACAAAGAAAGACAACGCCCAGACTTGTCCTAGACGTAAGATCAAAGTTCAAAACAAGGATGCGAAAACACACGGAGTGGTATGAGACATCACGTGTTCTTGGCTCTccgctgtgaccgtaaacagtgAGTGTTCCCCCAAACCCGAATTCAGGTGTATTCGCACGTGCAGAatacatatgtttgggaggttgcACGTGTATGCACATCTATGTATacgcaaccgacaagtttctcctacaattctttaaatatgtgattcaccgttatcactgtcaagcaaggataaatacaacgataaaatatcaccgaaaacactccagggggtgatttttgggactgtgtaccatgtatatggtgCTGCAATTTTTCGCAtgattaaaaatatctaaaaaaaaacacgtaccacgtaccactcagtgtgttttcgccctaactgTATGAAAAATCGACACAAAGTAAGTTACGTTACACTTTGTTGAATTATAAAACAGTACTAAcagcaaataaaatataagtttgACTCGTCGATTCCAAAACAtacaatattgataaaaaaaaacctttcgaTAAGAATTCTTCCGACAGGTTGAACGGTAAACTAGCGTTATCAAAGTGTTGTTTGCGATAAGAAATTGCGATAAgaaatgtgtattataaaagATAAGGTGTTTTATAACTAAATGCATTTACTGTCgaaaagtgaaaaaagaaatCCTATACTATGTATAAAGTGTAATACGCGGTAATTTTGTAATGCGTCAGTTTCTTTTAATCTATCTTTACCAATTAAGCGGTGACGTGCGCTTTTCGAACTGGAGCTAGACACATTAGTTAATTGTGTAGATAAAAACAGTGACGTCGCTTTAAAAACTAATATTTTCCTATCTATTTTTTCCAAACATGCAATATGTACTGTTGCCgacgaatctacatacatatgtacatatgtagcttcgaAACGGTCAATTGGGAACATCGATGAAGCAATAAGagataaattgaattttgatcttGACCTTGCTGCAAGTAGTAAGACCAGTTGGCTGGCGAGCGTTCAATTCGCTCtattttgaaacgattccaaattCTAAAAGTCGAAACAACAAATTTACAATCAAAATAACAAACaataaatctatgtacatatgagtacaAGCAAACAATGACAAATCTAATTCAGTGAATAAGCGTATGACTACACTTACTCATAACACATACACAGATAACGACACTGTCTATGTAAAATTCATAACAAATGGGAAAATTAATgtaaattgatatatatttttttatcatcattTTTCATGTCTGACAAAACAAATTAAGGTCAATTCAAACTATCCAGCAGTTCACGGCTACAGCGCAGCagctcacgtaaacgacagtttctattcatatcaTACAGCACCTCACGGTACCAAcacgttcagacaagttttggctGAGTGCAAggcttatattacatatacattaaagggagcgacgatacggcgcaatattgcttccgaaaatattcatatgcgcaagttagtacgcgtgcactcgccactatgacgtcacatcGTGTGTGAATATTTCTACATTAGCCAAAGAAAACGGGTTTGCTTGATActttacggtgacatgtactgctgtatagtatgaatagattttgtcggctactgctgttacgtctacCCCTCGTtagaatgtgtccatataaaatgtactaaagTATACATTTCGTACCGTTGCTTTCATGCAGTTGCCGGTACGTGCTGTGCTAGTATCAATAGACTTTTTATTTTGtagcaaattaatttaaatacaatttaataaaatgctgaaGTAAAAGTAAAACAAGATAAGTTTTAAATCCGTGCGATACAAACAGTGTctcatttcatttcaatttggcAGTAGAATGAAAAACAAGataaaaattctacttccggttgtcggattttgttcaatttttttctattacttaaaatcactatatatattatacacgttAAATATCacatggataaaaataatttaataggtcaaaataaaataaagaaatattgtcttaaaaaaaattactacttccggttaacgcAATTTGACCAAAACTTTAACAACTTAAAGTTAgttcataaagaatacaaatataaattttcagctcgatacTTTCAACTCGTTTAAGGATGTGGAAAAATATACGATTCCTATCAGTTTAGTTAGCTATGTAAGATGTTTTGAGCAAAGTCGACAAACAATAAGAATTCAAAACTTTAAGTTCATTGCAATGAACGTTTATTACCGGGAAATGGTTCTAAAGcccttaattttaaaaaaatccaacGAATTATGCTAATAATCTAGTTTGACTCACTTCTGAACACACAATGAAAATCCATTAACCGACACATTTTGTGAAATCGCTCAACAATTTACTCAAAACAATGCAATTGATGGATTTTAAACGTATGTAtacctattattatattaaaattagaatataataaaatgattagcAAATCAGTAGCAGAtgaattgtgaacataatttagtaataataataaaaaaaaaacatttaaaaaacaaaatcaaacgTATAACAACGATAATTTGATCGTATACTAATTCCGTTAAATTTGCACTATTGATATATTCCGGAAATGCTAATTTGGCAACAGCTTCCTGTTGCAGACATTCATCGCGACCAGGAGAGATCAACGCCTCATTCAAAGGGCATTGAGATCGTTGCGGAAAAAAATGACAGACCATTcgtcatacacacacacatttggAACTCCAACGAAAAGATTACCGGTTTCTTACGAAACAGCCTAATCACACACAAGGCCAACTATAACTGCACACGTTAAATTCGCACGCGAAAGAATCAAAATTCAACAAAAGAATATGTAGACTCGAAGAAGAACATAACCTCAAAGCGCGCACCAAACGTCACCTTCCATTCATTAAAAAAACTCCACTGCGCATGCGCTCAaaccaaaatacatacaatattgaaaacgaaatgaattcacacacacacacacacacacatttcgcAAAATCACTGCAAACActccaaactacatatgtacatagacaacAGGATGACAGGGGCGCAACGTCAAAATTGACACAAGTACGAATGTAGGGCGACAGGTGGTGTGACACATGTATATGAGTTCGTCGGTAAAGTATACGTCAAGTTGAACGTCAGCGAAGGTGCAGTGGGGCGGGGTGGGGCGGGGTGGGCTGAGCGCTGCGACATAACCTCACCGCTGGTTTGTTCGGGCGTCGGTGTGGGGCGCAGCGCCCTTTGTAGGCGTGGGGTCTTCGCAGGCGGTGCGGGGGCGCGCGCTCGGGGGGCGCTAGTGGGGCGCAGGGGTCGGTGCAAGTGCA
Coding sequences:
- the SH3PX1 gene encoding sorting nexin 33-like protein SH3PX1 codes for the protein MSYQVRALYEFNGEPNSSELTINADEILTVTRIDVGEGWWEGVNSSGKMGLFPASYVEKITPAPVSTPAAPPVAPPPQGNRYDPTADDWGESTQYSAPPQNYAKGDGEGWEDDWDDDTYSEIGPGGHPSQGNAAHRQQSQEVPNYPLPGMPINDINNEDTLSNYNGPHSGSVTKKNNRFSTFSKSGGESYILGTFNATVIDSDKVFVHQTDDGYSWSQNTNPYHVIVASPKKESKFKGIKSYIAYQITPSFNNIQVSRRYKHFDWLHERLTEKFCLIPIPPLPDKQISGRYEEQFIEHRRIQLQEFIDWVCRHPVLSRCDVLQHFLTCTDEKRWKAGKRQAEKDLLVGANYCVTIFPPEKALLPSQVDPQTEQFNNFIHHMDSAVKILMATCLDQTKKNQGPYKREYQKIGESFFSLGNALGFDEGGSLISTSKLTAAIRKTGGTYIDIGKLFEEQPKHDWEPLSDKLHIYKGIIGSFPDVLAAQKSAIQKRKECEKLTTDRKMEVIQLNEVIKRTDVVTYALLAEMNHFKTERTVDLKAAMQQYLTEQIKFYKNIVGKLESALNHFDET